From the Acidimicrobiia bacterium genome, the window CCACCGGCTAGTTTGGCCGGGTTGGAAGGACACAATGCTCACATACGACGTTGCAGTTCCCAGAGCCACGATCACTCTCGATGATCCCGATCGCAGAAACCCGATGTCGATCGAGGTGATGCAGGCGATACTTGAAAGGTTGCGAGAGGCGATCGCCGCACCGGATGTCAAGGTGATCGTGATCACCGGCGCAGGCGATCGGGCTTTCTCCGCAGGCGGAGACCTCTCGGGTGGGTTCGTAGATGAGCCCGTGGCCCTCCATCGAGCTCGCGGAGTGCTGGCCGACATCTTTCGGACGATGAGAACCGGGGGGAAGCCAACCGTGGCGCGGGTGAACGGGCATGCCCTGGCCGGCGGGTTCGGACTGGCCGCGGCATGCGACATCGTGATCGCGGTCGATCGCGCCAAGTTCGGGATGCCCGAGATAAACGTGGGCCTGTGGCCGATGATGATCGGCGCGGTCCTGCAGCGGGCGATGCCCCACAAAGCGGCCCTCGAACTGATGATGACCGGCCGCCTCATCTCCGCGGGGGAAGCCCAGCGGCTCGGCGTCGTTTCGCGAGTAGTCGCCGCCGAGGCTCTGGATGAAGCCGTCGATGAAACGGTTTCCGACCTCGCCTCCAAGAGCCCGTTGATCCTGGAACTCGGGCGCGATGCCTTCTACGCAGTCGAGGACATGGCATTCGATGCTGCGCTCGACCATCTCCAGGTCGGGCTCACCGAGGTGGCGCTGACCGAGGATGCGGCGGAGGGAGTGGCGGCATTCCTGGAGAAGCGTAGACCGGAGTGGCGGGGACGCTGAGTGGTGACATGACCGCGATGAGGCTTGAGTAGTTCGACCTTGGCTGTAGAGTTTTAACCGCATCGGCTCTTTGGGGACCAATGAAAACAATACGAATCGTGGGATGGACGATGATCTGGGCCGGGGGGATCATCCTGGCCTTCCTCGCCTATCAGTTGGTCGGCACCAACCTGATCACCAGCCGCGCCCAGGACGCTGCGGCGGTCGAGGTTGCCGACCGGTTCGCCGAGGTCCGTGGGCAACTCGAGGCGCAGGGGGACCTTCCATCCACAACCGTGGTCGACGAGAGCACCACGACGACGACGACGACTACCGGGGCGGTGACGGGAACGGTTGAGGACGAGCCCGCCGCGGTGGTGCTGTATGAGGAACCGGTGCCCGGCGAGGGCGAAGCCTTCGGGATCATCAGCATTCCAAAGATCGATCTCGAGCACGTGATGATGGAGGGTGTCGATCGAGACACCCTCAAAGCGGGGCCCGGACACATGCCGTGGACGCCGCTGCCCGGCCAGCCGGGTAACGCCGTCATCAGCGGCCATCGTACGACGTACGGAGCGCCGTTCTTCGATCTCGACCTTCTCGAAGCCGGCGACCAGATCATCGTGGAGACGGCGCTGGGCGAGCACGTGTTTGCGGTTCGAGAGACGTTGATCGTTCTGCCGACCGATGTCTGGGTGACGAATCCAAAGCGCGGAGCGTGGCTCACCCTGACGACCTGCAACCCGCGTTTCTCGGCACGTGAACGGTTGGTCATTCAGGCTGAGCTGGTGGACGGCCCGAACCTCCCCTACGCTCGGTCCGTCGTGGAGGAGTTCATGGAGCCGATGTCCTGATGCGGCGCTTCTACAGGTTCTTGCCGGGACCCCCCTCCGCCAAGGTGGCGGCGATGATCGTCATCCTGCTCGCGGCGTTGATCGCTCTCGGTTTCCTGTTCGAGTGGGCCGGGGACCTTCTCGACAGCGGCGGCGTGATCGGGAACTCGCCGCAATAGCACCCGCCGGGTCGGCGGGTTTGCACGGAATCGCCCTGCTACGAGGAGAAGTCCGCGTCGATCCTGGTGATCAGATCCTCGTAGGTCATCATCCCCGTCCATTGGCGAACGATGATGCCGTCTGCGTCGATGAACCAGGTGGTCGGTAGACCCAGGTATGGGAACTGGCTGGCGATCACGCCCGTTTTGTCGATGCCCAGCGGGTAACCGACGCCGATCTCCGCCCCGAAGGCGGCGGCCGCGGCGGGGTCGTCTTCGACGGCGATACCGAGCAAGAGGACGTCGTCGCGTTCCGAGGCGAGGGTATCGAAGTCGGGCATTTCGGCACGGCAGGGACCGCACCACGACGCCCAGAAGTTGAGGACGATCGGGCGGCCGTCGTTGGCGAAGTGATCGCTCAGGTCGAACGTTTCGCCGGATAGGAGTTCCAGGTCGAAGTCGGCCGCCGGCGTTCCTGCCAGAGGTCCCCCGGGTGGATGGAACACATCTTCGGAGGAGCTTTCCTCGATGGCATTCTGGACGGCTCCGGCTGCGGCTCCGGGGTCGGGTTCACCGTCCCGAGTGCTGAGGATTGCTGCAACTATGACCGCAACTCCGACGGCGACGAGAAAGACCGTGCTGAGGAGGCCGCCGCGCCGCGGAAGCGGGCCGGGTTCTGTAGTCATAGTGAGGCAGCGTAGCCGCCGGCCGGTCGTACGAAATCCGCCGCGCTAGCTCGCGTCCGGCCGGAACACCGTCTGGCGGTAATAGCGCAGTTCTTCAATCGACTCGCGGATGTCGTCGAGTGCCCGGTGTTCGCCCTGCTTCTTCGGCGCATTCTCGACCGCTTCGGGGTACCAGCGTCGTGCGAGCTCCTTGATGGTCGACACATCGACGATCCGGTAGTGCAGGTAATCGTTGAGGGCCGGCATGTATTTGCGGAGGAAGGCCCGGTCGGCATGAACGCTGTTGCCCGCCAGCGGTGCGGTGAATGGCTCGGGAACGTGTTCGGCAATGAACTCGATGACGAGGCGCTCGGCTCGAGCGGCGGTGATCGTAGAGTCGGGCACGTCTGCCGTCAGTCCGGACTTGGTGTGCATCTCCGCGACGATCTCCATCATCCCCTCGAGTTGGTCGGCGGTGGCATGGAGCACGAGGTCGGGTCCCTCGTGGATCTCCTCGAGCGACCCGTCGGTGACGATGCAAGCGATTTCGAGGATGACGTCATTGTCCGGGTCGAGTCCGGTCATCTCGAGATCAATCCAAACAAGCGGTTGGTCCATCCCCGGACACTACTTCTTATCCGTTTTCGCGCGACATTCCGACCCGATGGGTACCGAATGTCGCGCGAAAACGGGTGGGAGCGACAACCCCCTGTACAAGGGGGGCCGATTCCGGCACTTTGTGGCCATGAACGTCAACCGGGAACTTCGCAAGCTCGCTGCTGCTCAATACGGAATCGTTGGCAGGCGACAGGCACACTCGCTCGGGGTGACAACTAAGGAGTTGATTCACAGGATCCGACGGGGGGACTTCGAGGAATTGTCTCCCGCGGTGCTTCGGCTGGCCGGCACTGCCGACTCTGACGGCGCGCGGCTGGCAGCGGGAGTGTTGGACGCGCCGCCCGGTGCCGTTCTCTCCCACAGATCAGCCGCAGCTTGGTGGGGTTTGCCGGGATTCTCCGTTGATAGACCGGTTCAAGTCACCGTTCCTCGTCAAGGAATCCGGACTCGGACCGGATTGGCGGCCGTTCACTTCCACAAGGACCTACCGCTCGACCAAATCATGGTGGTGCAGGGAATCCCGACATCCTCGCCGGCTTTGACCATGTTTCAGCTGGCCGCACAGGAGCATCCCGCGCGGGTGGAACGGGCAGTCGATTCAGGTTTCGCGATGGGGCTCTTCGACGCCCGGGCGCTCCACGATCTACTCGGCCGCATCGCGGCCCGCGGTCGCAACGGGATTCGGACTATGCGGGCGGTTCTCCAGGAGAGGGGCCCGGACTATGTGCCTCCTGAGAGCGGGAACGAGTCGCGCTTCGAGTGGATTCTGAAGGCAAATGGTGTTCCACTACCGCGGCGTCAAGTCTCGGTCGGCAACGAGTTCTTGATAGGCCGCGTCGACTATCTATACGAGGCGGAACACGGAGTAGTCGAGATACTCAGCCGCCGGTACCACAGCTCGAAGCTCGATTCGCGGGCGGACAGGGCGCGATTCAACCGGCTGGAGGAGGCAGGTTTCCGCGTTCTCACCATCTGGGACCAGGAGATCTGGGAACGGCCTGACGACGTCGCCTCGAAGGTTTGGAGGTTCCTCTCCGAGCTCAGAAGGCCCGACCGCGCCGGAGTCCCTTCGTTTTCGCGCGACATTCCAACCCTATAGGTACCGAATGTCGCGCGAAAAGCGGATCTTTGTTCTGTCAGCTGGTGGCCATCTTCTTCAGGACCGTGTGGAGGATTCCACCGTTCCGGTAGTAGTCCACCTCCACCGGGGTGTCGATGCGGCACTTGGTCGTGAATTCGATAACCGTGCCGTCTGTTCTCCTGGCCCTCACCGCAACGTCTTGACGGGGCTGGAGTGAGTCGTCGACCACAACATCGAATGTCTCGGTTCCGTCGAGGCCCAGCGAGTCCGCGTCGGTTCCCTCTTCGAACTCGAGCGGCAACACGCCCATCCCGATCAGGTTCGATCGGTGAATCCGTTCGAACGACTTGGCAATCACCGCTTTGGCGCCGAGGAGGAACGTCCCCTTCGCCGCCCAGTCGCGCGACGATCC encodes:
- a CDS encoding TlpA disulfide reductase family protein, which codes for MTTEPGPLPRRGGLLSTVFLVAVGVAVIVAAILSTRDGEPDPGAAAGAVQNAIEESSSEDVFHPPGGPLAGTPAADFDLELLSGETFDLSDHFANDGRPIVLNFWASWCGPCRAEMPDFDTLASERDDVLLLGIAVEDDPAAAAAFGAEIGVGYPLGIDKTGVIASQFPYLGLPTTWFIDADGIIVRQWTGMMTYEDLITRIDADFSS
- a CDS encoding sortase translates to MKTIRIVGWTMIWAGGIILAFLAYQLVGTNLITSRAQDAAAVEVADRFAEVRGQLEAQGDLPSTTVVDESTTTTTTTTGAVTGTVEDEPAAVVLYEEPVPGEGEAFGIISIPKIDLEHVMMEGVDRDTLKAGPGHMPWTPLPGQPGNAVISGHRTTYGAPFFDLDLLEAGDQIIVETALGEHVFAVRETLIVLPTDVWVTNPKRGAWLTLTTCNPRFSARERLVIQAELVDGPNLPYARSVVEEFMEPMS
- a CDS encoding enoyl-CoA hydratase-related protein encodes the protein MLTYDVAVPRATITLDDPDRRNPMSIEVMQAILERLREAIAAPDVKVIVITGAGDRAFSAGGDLSGGFVDEPVALHRARGVLADIFRTMRTGGKPTVARVNGHALAGGFGLAAACDIVIAVDRAKFGMPEINVGLWPMMIGAVLQRAMPHKAALELMMTGRLISAGEAQRLGVVSRVVAAEALDEAVDETVSDLASKSPLILELGRDAFYAVEDMAFDAALDHLQVGLTEVALTEDAAEGVAAFLEKRRPEWRGR
- the orn gene encoding oligoribonuclease, with amino-acid sequence MDQPLVWIDLEMTGLDPDNDVILEIACIVTDGSLEEIHEGPDLVLHATADQLEGMMEIVAEMHTKSGLTADVPDSTITAARAERLVIEFIAEHVPEPFTAPLAGNSVHADRAFLRKYMPALNDYLHYRIVDVSTIKELARRWYPEAVENAPKKQGEHRALDDIRESIEELRYYRQTVFRPDAS
- a CDS encoding DUF559 domain-containing protein; its protein translation is MNVNRELRKLAAAQYGIVGRRQAHSLGVTTKELIHRIRRGDFEELSPAVLRLAGTADSDGARLAAGVLDAPPGAVLSHRSAAAWWGLPGFSVDRPVQVTVPRQGIRTRTGLAAVHFHKDLPLDQIMVVQGIPTSSPALTMFQLAAQEHPARVERAVDSGFAMGLFDARALHDLLGRIAARGRNGIRTMRAVLQERGPDYVPPESGNESRFEWILKANGVPLPRRQVSVGNEFLIGRVDYLYEAEHGVVEILSRRYHSSKLDSRADRARFNRLEEAGFRVLTIWDQEIWERPDDVASKVWRFLSELRRPDRAGVPSFSRDIPTL